In Actinoplanes sp. NBC_00393, a single genomic region encodes these proteins:
- a CDS encoding alpha/beta fold hydrolase, translated as MSALTAGLRRALPRLTRRRAIAAVVALFLIAAAAVWAVRPERDSWTEEDLLLTIRSGPAGDQPVELDARFYLPRERSGKVPAVLLAHGFGGSKNSVRADAESLADRGYAVLAWTARGFGRSGGEIHLNNPDYEVKDAQGLLDWLAARPEVTTDGSGDPRVAVVGGSYGGALALLLAGQDQRVDAIVPQITWNDLGTALVPQSAATDAAGVFKKSWAGYFFGNGTASLSDAALGAGAPPAEMTGDPACGRFAEDICKAYLQMATTGIPDENTLALLRRSSPATVLDKIKAPTLLIQGAVDTLFPLSEADANAKGIAATGTPVRVAWFTGGHDGGEGPTSDSDRLKYLTVQWLDHYLKGEGEAPADDFTWSRVAGFSALDRGLVTNGYSADAYPGLAGTGSTEITLQGSAQPIANPPNGNPGAISSMPGLTSRLSSLLSGGVALDVAGQHAVFQSAPLTGPVEVAGSPTVRLRAASPTGEAVVFVKLYDVDANGTATLSAGLVAPVRLTGLPADIADAEPVTVTLPAIVRQIEAGHSVRVAVATSDQAFLTPAQPATYTVAVEPALVLPTLTGTPIADPGSIWWYVLAAVVGVLLLGLVVLLLVNRVRHRRRDVTVTEEYADTPLVVRGLRKAYGDGFVAVQEIGFTVERGQVVGLLGPNGAGKTTTLRVLMGLTQPTEGEIHVFGHRLVPGAPILSRVGALVEGPGFLPHLSGYQNLKAYWQATGRPWADARFDEALEIAGLGDSVHRKTRKYSHGMRQRLAIAQAMLGLPELLVLDEPTDGLDPPQIAEMRRVLQRYATDGRAVLVSSHLLAEVEQTCTHAVVVNKGRIVASGPVSEIVGESPSVQLDVSDVPAATRVLEDLGVRSVKPEGASGLIVDMNGTARSELVASLVEAGIGVDRLVPRRRLEDAFLSLVGDNSRGSGDR; from the coding sequence ATGTCTGCCCTGACCGCCGGGTTGCGCCGTGCGCTGCCCCGGCTCACCCGGCGCCGGGCGATCGCTGCCGTGGTGGCGTTGTTCCTGATCGCCGCCGCGGCCGTCTGGGCCGTACGCCCGGAGCGTGACTCGTGGACCGAAGAGGATCTGCTGCTCACGATCCGTTCCGGGCCGGCCGGTGATCAGCCGGTCGAGCTGGACGCCCGCTTCTACCTGCCCCGGGAGCGCTCCGGGAAGGTTCCGGCGGTGCTGCTGGCGCACGGCTTCGGCGGCAGCAAGAACTCGGTCCGCGCGGACGCCGAGTCGCTCGCCGACCGCGGGTACGCGGTGCTGGCCTGGACCGCCCGCGGCTTCGGCCGCAGCGGCGGCGAGATCCACCTGAACAACCCGGACTACGAGGTCAAGGACGCCCAGGGCCTGCTCGACTGGCTGGCCGCCCGGCCCGAGGTGACCACCGACGGATCCGGCGACCCCCGCGTCGCCGTCGTCGGCGGCTCGTACGGCGGCGCGCTCGCCCTGCTGCTGGCCGGCCAGGACCAGCGGGTCGACGCGATCGTCCCGCAGATCACCTGGAACGACCTGGGCACCGCCCTGGTCCCGCAGTCCGCGGCGACCGATGCGGCCGGTGTCTTCAAGAAGAGCTGGGCCGGCTACTTCTTCGGCAACGGCACCGCCTCGCTGTCGGATGCCGCGCTCGGCGCCGGCGCCCCGCCTGCCGAGATGACCGGTGATCCCGCCTGCGGCCGGTTCGCCGAGGACATCTGCAAGGCGTACCTGCAGATGGCCACCACCGGCATCCCGGACGAGAACACCCTCGCCCTGCTGCGCAGATCCAGCCCGGCCACGGTCCTCGACAAGATCAAAGCGCCGACGCTGCTGATCCAGGGCGCCGTCGACACGCTCTTCCCGCTCTCCGAGGCGGACGCCAACGCCAAGGGCATCGCCGCGACCGGCACCCCGGTCCGGGTCGCCTGGTTCACCGGCGGCCACGACGGCGGCGAGGGGCCCACCTCGGACTCGGATCGCCTCAAATACCTCACGGTCCAGTGGCTCGACCACTACCTGAAGGGCGAGGGCGAGGCGCCCGCCGACGATTTCACCTGGTCACGGGTGGCCGGCTTCAGCGCCCTGGACCGAGGTCTGGTCACCAACGGGTACTCCGCTGACGCGTACCCCGGACTGGCCGGCACCGGAAGCACCGAGATCACCCTGCAGGGATCGGCGCAGCCGATCGCCAACCCGCCGAACGGGAACCCGGGCGCCATCTCCTCGATGCCCGGCCTCACCAGCCGGCTCAGTTCGCTGCTCAGCGGCGGTGTCGCGCTCGACGTCGCGGGTCAGCACGCCGTCTTCCAGTCGGCGCCGCTGACCGGCCCGGTCGAGGTCGCCGGCTCGCCGACGGTCCGCCTGCGGGCGGCGTCGCCGACCGGCGAGGCGGTCGTCTTCGTCAAGCTCTACGACGTCGACGCGAACGGCACGGCCACGCTCAGCGCCGGCCTGGTGGCGCCGGTCCGGCTCACCGGCCTGCCGGCCGACATCGCCGACGCCGAACCGGTCACCGTGACGCTTCCGGCGATCGTCCGCCAGATCGAGGCAGGACATTCGGTACGCGTGGCGGTCGCCACCTCTGACCAGGCCTTCCTCACGCCCGCGCAGCCCGCCACGTACACCGTCGCGGTGGAGCCGGCCCTGGTCCTGCCGACGCTGACCGGTACGCCGATCGCCGATCCCGGCAGCATCTGGTGGTACGTCCTGGCCGCCGTCGTCGGTGTGCTCCTGCTCGGCCTCGTCGTGTTGCTGCTGGTCAACCGGGTTCGGCATCGGCGGCGCGACGTCACCGTCACCGAGGAGTACGCGGACACCCCGCTCGTCGTCCGAGGGCTGCGCAAGGCGTACGGGGACGGGTTCGTGGCGGTCCAGGAGATCGGCTTCACCGTCGAGCGGGGGCAGGTCGTCGGCCTGCTCGGGCCCAACGGCGCCGGCAAGACCACCACGCTGCGGGTGCTGATGGGCCTGACCCAGCCGACCGAGGGCGAGATCCACGTCTTCGGGCACCGGCTGGTCCCGGGCGCGCCGATCCTGTCCCGGGTCGGCGCGCTGGTCGAAGGGCCCGGCTTCCTGCCGCACCTCAGCGGCTACCAGAACCTGAAGGCGTACTGGCAGGCCACCGGCCGGCCGTGGGCGGACGCCCGCTTCGACGAGGCTCTGGAGATCGCCGGCCTCGGTGACTCGGTGCACCGCAAGACCCGCAAGTACAGCCACGGCATGCGCCAGCGGCTCGCCATCGCCCAGGCCATGCTCGGGCTGCCGGAACTGCTGGTGCTCGACGAGCCGACGGACGGGCTCGACCCGCCGCAGATCGCCGAGATGCGCCGGGTCCTCCAGCGGTACGCCACCGACGGCCGGGCCGTGCTCGTCTCCAGCCACCTGCTCGCCGAGGTGGAACAGACCTGCACCCACGCCGTGGTGGTCAACAAGGGGCGGATCGTCGCGTCCGGGCCGGTCAGCGAGATCGTCGGGGAGTCGCCGTCGGTGCAGCTCGACGTGTCCGACGTACCGGCCGCCACCCGCGTCCTGGAGGACCTCGGCGTGCGGTCGGTGAAGCCGGAAGGCGCCAGCGGCCTGATCGTCGACATGAACGGGACCGCCCGCTCCGAGCTGGTCGCCTCCCTGGTCGAGGCCGGCATCGGGGTGGACCGGCTGGTGCCGCGCCGCCGCCTGGAGGACGCGTTCCTGTCGCTGGTCGGCGACAACTCCCGAGGAAGTGGGGACCGATGA
- a CDS encoding AAA family ATPase — protein sequence MADDLTLTVTLRPAALDARRGIVRLHPEVMAALALRPGDPVRLTGTRTTAGIVARAESSASRALLYADDLTLGNLGMRDGGQVTVTPVPVVAARRVTLSGPPEIVAVVSPEMLRLALLGKVVSAGDDVSLLPQDVLPEAGHRSLVEAARRSLANRVGYAWTSTLLTVTDLTDADAALVTMDTVVAWQDGPASAGGTATASPSRAGAPASTDPEVPPPSLDDLPGLRAQAKELEELLDLGFHHGEVLSRLGTKVSLGVLISGPSGSGKSALVRAVSAAVGARVRPIWAPELAALTNNAAAARLRELAQDVRGDGPAVLLISDVEALAPRDEPGPISTVFRQVLAETVADGAAVVCTTSHPESVDPSLRAPDLLAVQLTVPLPDSAMRREQLGALTRGMPLAEDVRLDDVAGRTPGFVAADLGALAREAGVRAALRQKDAESPTVTMADFEAALDVVRPTSMAESTLEVAAVTLDDVGDMADVKQVLTESVLWPLTYPDTFARLGVSPPRGVLLYGPPGCGKTYLVKAIAGTGKANVLSVKGAELLSKWVGDSERAVRELFRRAREAAPTLVFLDEVDALAPTRGQATDGGTTDRVVAALLTELDGVEDLRNVVVIGATNRPDLIDPALLRPGRLERLVYVPPPDAEARTAILRASAKAVPLDETVDLVKLGAELEGFSAADCAALVRESALAAMRDSLEASTVTAGNVATARKRVRASLDAGQVAWLEAYAQTHQP from the coding sequence GTGGCTGATGATCTCACGCTGACGGTGACGCTGCGCCCCGCGGCCCTGGATGCACGTCGCGGCATCGTACGCCTACATCCCGAAGTGATGGCAGCCCTGGCGCTGCGCCCGGGCGATCCGGTACGCCTGACCGGCACCCGGACCACCGCCGGCATCGTCGCGCGCGCCGAGTCGTCCGCCAGCCGGGCCCTGCTCTACGCCGACGATCTCACCCTCGGCAACCTGGGCATGCGCGACGGCGGCCAGGTCACGGTCACGCCGGTGCCGGTCGTGGCGGCCCGCCGGGTCACCCTGTCCGGACCGCCGGAGATCGTCGCCGTGGTCTCGCCGGAGATGCTGCGGCTGGCGCTGCTGGGCAAGGTGGTCAGCGCCGGGGACGACGTCTCGCTGCTGCCGCAGGACGTGCTGCCGGAGGCTGGGCACCGATCCCTGGTCGAGGCCGCACGGCGCAGCCTGGCCAACCGGGTGGGGTACGCGTGGACCAGCACCCTGCTGACCGTGACGGATCTCACCGACGCCGATGCCGCCCTGGTCACCATGGACACGGTCGTCGCCTGGCAAGACGGTCCGGCGTCGGCCGGCGGCACCGCCACCGCCAGCCCGTCCCGGGCCGGAGCGCCCGCCTCCACCGACCCCGAGGTGCCGCCGCCCAGCCTGGACGACCTGCCCGGTTTGCGGGCCCAGGCCAAGGAGCTCGAGGAGCTGCTCGATCTCGGCTTCCACCACGGGGAGGTGCTGTCCCGGCTGGGCACCAAGGTGTCGCTGGGCGTACTGATCTCCGGTCCTTCGGGGTCCGGCAAGTCCGCGCTGGTCCGCGCGGTGAGCGCGGCGGTGGGCGCGCGGGTGCGGCCGATCTGGGCGCCGGAGCTGGCCGCGCTGACCAACAACGCTGCGGCCGCGCGGCTGCGCGAGCTGGCCCAGGATGTACGCGGTGACGGCCCCGCCGTCCTGCTGATCTCGGATGTGGAGGCACTGGCCCCACGGGACGAGCCGGGCCCGATCTCCACGGTGTTCCGGCAGGTCCTGGCCGAGACGGTGGCGGACGGGGCAGCCGTGGTCTGCACCACCAGCCACCCGGAGTCGGTCGACCCGTCGCTGCGCGCGCCCGACCTGCTCGCCGTCCAGCTGACCGTGCCGCTGCCGGACTCCGCGATGCGCCGGGAACAGCTGGGCGCCCTGACTCGTGGGATGCCGCTGGCGGAGGACGTGCGGCTGGATGATGTCGCTGGGCGTACCCCCGGATTTGTCGCTGCCGACCTCGGCGCGCTCGCGCGCGAAGCCGGAGTGCGTGCCGCCTTGCGGCAGAAGGACGCGGAGTCACCCACCGTGACCATGGCGGATTTCGAGGCCGCGCTGGACGTGGTACGCCCGACGTCGATGGCCGAGTCCACCCTGGAAGTGGCCGCGGTGACCCTGGACGACGTGGGCGACATGGCCGACGTGAAACAGGTGCTCACCGAGTCGGTGCTGTGGCCGCTGACCTATCCGGACACGTTCGCCCGGCTCGGGGTCTCGCCGCCGCGCGGGGTGCTGCTCTACGGGCCGCCCGGCTGCGGCAAGACGTACCTGGTGAAGGCCATCGCCGGGACCGGCAAGGCGAACGTGCTCTCGGTGAAGGGCGCGGAGCTGCTCAGCAAGTGGGTCGGCGACAGCGAACGGGCGGTCCGCGAGCTGTTCCGCCGGGCCCGGGAGGCGGCGCCGACCCTGGTCTTCCTGGACGAGGTGGACGCGCTGGCGCCCACCCGCGGGCAGGCCACCGACGGCGGCACCACCGACCGGGTGGTGGCCGCCCTGCTCACCGAGCTCGACGGGGTCGAGGACCTGCGCAACGTCGTGGTGATCGGCGCCACCAACCGGCCCGACCTGATCGATCCGGCCCTGCTGCGCCCGGGCCGGCTGGAACGGCTGGTCTACGTGCCGCCGCCGGACGCCGAGGCCCGCACCGCGATCCTGCGGGCGTCGGCCAAGGCGGTGCCGCTCGACGAGACGGTCGACCTGGTGAAGCTCGGGGCGGAACTGGAGGGCTTCTCGGCCGCCGACTGCGCGGCGCTGGTCCGCGAGTCCGCGCTGGCCGCGATGCGGGACTCGCTGGAGGCCTCGACGGTCACGGCCGGCAATGTGGCGACGGCCCGCAAGCGGGTGCGGGCGTCGCTCGACGCCGGCCAGGTGGCGTGGCTGGAGGCGTACGCCCAGACGCACCAGCCCTGA
- a CDS encoding DUF3263 domain-containing protein, giving the protein MQPAAEPTGEQQHIPVPRAAEPSEALPPAPEPESAGLTEREQGILAFEAKWWKHAGAKEQAIRDTFGLSSTRYYQLLNALLDNPAALEHDPVLVGRLRRLRSARARTRRR; this is encoded by the coding sequence ATGCAGCCCGCCGCCGAACCGACCGGAGAGCAGCAGCACATTCCGGTTCCGCGTGCCGCGGAGCCGTCCGAGGCGCTGCCGCCCGCGCCCGAGCCGGAGTCGGCCGGGCTGACCGAGCGGGAGCAGGGCATCCTCGCCTTCGAGGCGAAATGGTGGAAGCATGCCGGCGCCAAGGAGCAGGCGATCCGGGACACCTTCGGGCTCTCCTCCACCCGCTATTACCAGCTCCTCAACGCGCTGCTGGACAACCCGGCCGCGCTCGAGCACGACCCGGTCCTGGTCGGGCGGCTGCGGCGGCTCCGGTCGGCCCGCGCCCGCACCCGGAGGCGCTGA
- a CDS encoding ABC transporter permease subunit: protein MSLARAESRRLFKRRFTKFLMVGVLLVLGAVAVGVFFSNEKVTDTQIAQAKADADRDYRSNLEQAARDKERCIAAQGTPEAANWGTDCENLYTPTPEDFNYVWYLPPSFEFRAEFPDMISVFAVVLAAAAFLIGASFVGAEWNSGGMMNLLLWRPQRLRVLGTKLAVFLGWLISGTLLLAAVWTGLFRLIAEFRGTTDKLTSGVWQSLGLMGLRGLALVVVGGALGFALASLGRHTGMALGALIGIGAVQIGVYVMAQLAKLAYPDAYLVPLWLFAWLYKEFVVEDYASCDFSSTAGCEYAQFTMTWQTAGTAMAALVVVIVGAAMWTMRKRDIT, encoded by the coding sequence GTGAGCCTGGCACGTGCCGAGTCGCGGCGGCTGTTCAAGCGCCGCTTCACGAAGTTCCTCATGGTCGGTGTGCTGCTCGTGCTGGGCGCCGTCGCGGTCGGTGTGTTCTTCTCCAACGAGAAGGTCACCGATACGCAGATCGCGCAGGCCAAGGCGGACGCCGACCGGGACTACCGGTCGAACCTGGAGCAGGCGGCCCGGGACAAGGAGCGGTGCATCGCGGCGCAGGGTACGCCCGAGGCCGCGAACTGGGGCACCGACTGCGAGAACCTCTACACGCCGACCCCGGAGGACTTCAACTACGTCTGGTACCTGCCGCCGAGCTTCGAGTTCCGTGCCGAGTTCCCGGACATGATCTCGGTGTTCGCAGTCGTGCTGGCCGCGGCGGCGTTCCTGATCGGAGCGTCCTTCGTCGGCGCCGAGTGGAACAGCGGCGGCATGATGAACCTGCTGCTCTGGCGGCCGCAACGGCTGCGGGTGCTGGGCACCAAGCTCGCCGTCTTCCTGGGCTGGCTGATCAGCGGCACGCTGCTGCTGGCCGCGGTGTGGACCGGGCTGTTCCGGCTGATCGCCGAGTTCCGGGGCACCACCGACAAGCTGACCTCGGGCGTGTGGCAGTCGCTCGGCCTGATGGGTCTTCGCGGCCTGGCGCTGGTCGTGGTGGGCGGCGCGCTCGGGTTCGCGCTGGCCTCGCTGGGCCGGCACACCGGGATGGCGCTGGGTGCTCTGATCGGCATCGGCGCGGTGCAGATCGGGGTGTACGTGATGGCCCAGTTGGCCAAACTCGCCTACCCGGACGCCTATCTGGTGCCGCTGTGGCTCTTCGCCTGGCTGTACAAGGAGTTCGTCGTGGAGGACTACGCGTCCTGCGATTTCTCCAGCACGGCGGGTTGTGAGTACGCGCAGTTCACGATGACCTGGCAAACGGCCGGCACGGCCATGGCGGCGCTCGTGGTCGTCATCGTGGGCGCTGCGATGTGGACGATGCGTAAGCGCGACATCACCTGA
- a CDS encoding ABC transporter ATP-binding protein, which yields MTAVLEISGLRKTYRGRKGVRNALDGFDMVVEAGQVHGFLGPNGSGKTTTLRTLLGLIKPNDGRMAILGREVPRHLPEVAREVGAIVESPQFFGNFTAEATLSLLADAGGVNRNRVYSVLDLVGLRDRSKERVKTYSLGMKQRLAVASALLKEPKLLILDEPANGLDPGGIREMRTLMRDLSAAGMTVLLSSHILGEIQLICDSVTIISAGRRVTSGSVTEVLAQHRSGAVKVRLEPGVDLFGAAQILRAAGAEVTLETDHFTVGNASNPAQITKLLAEKQIYVAELTPVAADLEDVFLELTGTAPVEGQNRQVDQSAMSAAGSAAGSAAGKGGWGQ from the coding sequence ATGACCGCCGTACTCGAGATATCAGGGCTGCGGAAGACCTATCGCGGCCGTAAAGGTGTCCGGAACGCGCTGGATGGCTTCGACATGGTCGTCGAGGCCGGGCAGGTGCACGGATTCCTCGGCCCGAACGGCTCCGGCAAGACCACCACGTTGCGTACGCTGCTCGGCCTGATCAAGCCGAACGACGGCCGGATGGCGATCCTCGGCCGGGAGGTGCCCCGGCACCTGCCCGAGGTGGCCAGGGAGGTCGGCGCGATCGTGGAGAGCCCGCAGTTCTTCGGCAACTTCACCGCTGAGGCGACGCTGTCGCTGCTCGCCGACGCCGGGGGTGTGAACCGCAACCGGGTCTACTCGGTGCTCGATCTGGTCGGGCTGCGGGACCGGTCGAAGGAGCGGGTGAAGACCTATTCGCTCGGCATGAAGCAGCGTCTCGCGGTTGCGTCGGCGCTGCTGAAGGAGCCGAAGCTGCTGATCCTGGACGAGCCGGCGAACGGTTTGGACCCGGGCGGCATCCGGGAGATGCGCACCCTGATGCGCGATCTTTCCGCGGCCGGGATGACCGTGTTGCTCTCCAGCCACATCCTCGGCGAGATCCAGTTGATCTGCGACTCGGTGACGATCATCTCGGCCGGGCGGCGGGTGACCTCCGGTTCGGTCACCGAGGTGCTGGCCCAGCACCGGTCCGGCGCGGTGAAGGTGCGCCTGGAGCCGGGTGTGGACCTGTTCGGCGCGGCGCAGATCCTGCGTGCGGCCGGCGCCGAGGTCACCCTGGAGACCGATCACTTCACCGTCGGCAACGCGAGCAACCCGGCGCAGATCACCAAGCTGCTGGCCGAGAAGCAGATCTACGTGGCCGAGCTGACCCCGGTCGCGGCCGACCTGGAGGACGTCTTCCTGGAGCTGACCGGCACCGCGCCGGTCGAGGGCCAGAACCGCCAGGTCGATCAAAGCGCAATGTCGGCGGCAGGAAGCGCGGCGGGAAGTGCGGCGGGCAAGGGTGGGTGGGGTCAGTGA
- a CDS encoding contact-dependent growth inhibition system immunity protein, which produces MSEGDAASLEEVEGVFWGGPPTGSSRLVATVHELRRRPLAELGVEDLRVLIGQQVGLPVLVPRAVRVLEADPLAEGDFYPGDLLVAVIRVPAAYWVTDRDSRARLEAVLATVEPGEVDDETRAEINKFGRAEG; this is translated from the coding sequence GTGTCAGAGGGGGATGCGGCTTCGCTCGAAGAGGTTGAAGGGGTGTTCTGGGGCGGGCCGCCGACCGGATCGTCGCGGCTGGTTGCGACCGTTCATGAGCTGCGTCGCCGTCCGCTTGCGGAGCTCGGGGTGGAGGACCTTCGGGTGTTGATCGGGCAGCAGGTGGGCCTGCCGGTTCTCGTGCCGCGAGCGGTGCGGGTGCTCGAAGCGGACCCGCTGGCTGAGGGCGACTTCTACCCGGGTGATCTTCTCGTCGCGGTGATTCGGGTGCCGGCCGCCTACTGGGTGACCGACCGCGATTCGCGGGCCCGGCTCGAGGCCGTCCTCGCGACCGTCGAACCCGGCGAGGTGGACGACGAGACCAGGGCGGAGATCAACAAATTCGGGCGGGCCGAAGGCTGA
- a CDS encoding DeoR/GlpR family DNA-binding transcription regulator — MDRYARWNALLELLTESGRVTVEEASDRLDVSQATIRRDFDQLAQQQMITRTRGGAVANGVSYDLPLRYKSAKHSAEKQRIGEAAARLVTPGQVVGLNGGTTITEVARALAVRPDLNVSGDGAQLTVVTNALNIANELLVRSRMKIVVAGGVVRPQSFEVVGPLGGALLKEVTLDIVLLGVDALDVELGAASHHEGEAAMNSLMVARAKRVVVIADSSKLGGHAFARICPITKVETLVTDSGAPASVVAAFREAGVEVITA, encoded by the coding sequence GTGGACCGGTACGCGCGGTGGAATGCCCTGCTCGAGCTACTCACGGAGAGCGGCCGGGTAACGGTCGAGGAGGCCTCCGACCGTCTCGACGTGTCCCAGGCCACCATTCGCCGCGACTTCGACCAGCTCGCGCAACAGCAGATGATCACGCGCACCCGCGGCGGTGCGGTTGCCAACGGAGTCTCGTACGACCTGCCGCTGCGGTACAAGAGCGCGAAGCACTCCGCCGAGAAACAGCGCATCGGTGAGGCCGCCGCACGCCTGGTCACCCCCGGTCAGGTCGTCGGGCTCAACGGCGGCACCACGATCACCGAGGTGGCCCGGGCCCTGGCGGTCCGCCCAGACCTGAACGTCAGCGGTGACGGCGCTCAGCTGACCGTGGTGACCAATGCCCTGAACATCGCCAACGAGCTGCTGGTCCGCTCGCGGATGAAGATCGTGGTCGCCGGCGGCGTGGTCCGCCCGCAGTCCTTCGAGGTGGTCGGCCCGCTGGGCGGCGCCCTGCTGAAGGAGGTCACCCTCGACATCGTGCTGCTCGGCGTCGACGCCTTGGACGTCGAGCTCGGCGCGGCCTCCCACCACGAGGGCGAGGCCGCGATGAACAGCCTGATGGTCGCCCGCGCCAAGCGTGTCGTGGTGATCGCCGACTCCTCCAAGCTGGGCGGACACGCGTTCGCCCGAATCTGCCCGATCACCAAGGTCGAGACCCTGGTGACCGACTCCGGCGCGCCGGCCTCGGTGGTCGCCGCCTTCCGCGAGGCCGGCGTAGAGGTGATCACCGCCTGA
- a CDS encoding SIS domain-containing protein, with amino-acid sequence MSHVKAEIATQPECWRRASKLAGSPGLPERGERVAVVGCGTSWFMAKSYAVLREQAGHGETDAFQASDFPYGRRYDRLVAITRSGTTTEVVDLMRTVGERTPVTVITADAAQPAADIADHAVVLDFADEKSVVQTRFATSVLAVLRAHLGHDIETVAMDGEVAVRLPLPVHPALCDQITFLGRGWTVGLAEEAALKCRETAGYWTESYPAMDYRHGPISIAGPRRVVWAFGDVPAGLADEVEATGAAYVHSRHHGGYASLGRWVGGREPLDPMADLILAQRVAVLLATTQGLDPDNPRNLTRSVVLQ; translated from the coding sequence ATGAGCCATGTGAAAGCGGAGATCGCCACCCAGCCGGAGTGCTGGCGACGGGCCTCGAAGCTAGCCGGATCCCCGGGCCTGCCCGAGCGCGGCGAACGGGTCGCCGTCGTCGGGTGCGGCACCTCGTGGTTCATGGCGAAGTCGTACGCGGTGCTGCGCGAACAGGCCGGCCACGGCGAGACCGACGCGTTCCAGGCATCCGACTTCCCGTACGGGCGCCGCTACGACCGGCTCGTCGCGATCACCCGTTCGGGGACCACGACCGAGGTCGTCGACCTGATGCGCACGGTCGGTGAGCGGACCCCGGTCACCGTGATCACCGCCGATGCCGCCCAGCCGGCCGCCGACATCGCCGACCACGCGGTGGTGCTGGACTTCGCCGACGAGAAATCGGTCGTGCAGACCCGGTTCGCCACCAGCGTGCTGGCGGTGCTCCGCGCCCACCTCGGTCACGACATCGAGACGGTCGCGATGGACGGCGAGGTGGCCGTCCGGCTGCCGCTGCCGGTGCACCCGGCGCTCTGCGACCAGATCACGTTCCTGGGCCGCGGCTGGACTGTCGGGCTGGCCGAGGAGGCCGCCCTCAAGTGCCGGGAGACGGCTGGTTACTGGACCGAGTCGTACCCGGCGATGGACTACCGGCACGGCCCGATCTCGATCGCCGGCCCGCGTCGCGTGGTGTGGGCGTTCGGGGACGTCCCGGCCGGGCTCGCCGACGAGGTGGAGGCGACCGGCGCGGCGTACGTGCACAGCCGTCACCACGGCGGTTACGCCTCCCTGGGCCGCTGGGTCGGCGGGCGCGAACCCCTCGACCCGATGGCCGACCTGATCCTGGCCCAGCGGGTCGCCGTGCTGCTCGCCACCACCCAGGGCCTCGACCCGGACAATCCACGCAACCTCACCCGCTCCGTAGTCCTGCAGTGA
- a CDS encoding ROK family protein, translating to MTSPVVVALDVGGTGMKCALVRPEGTVVHEERHPTHADRGPEAVTEHILSIAESLAGKARADGLTPVATGIAVPGVVDELNGVAVWSANVGFRDVPLRDLAAQRLGMPAALGHDVRVGALAEARLGAGRGRRHVLFVAIGTGIAAGLVVDGTGYPGAHGAAGELGHVVVRPGGRPCGCGLLGCLEAEASAKSIGRRYAELSGDPDATAFDVATRAAAGEQLAGEVWEDAAEALAAGLLTAQALYDVGVVVLGGGLAEAGDDLLRPVRAAVTRGITFHRAPEIVRAELGDTAGCLGSALLALDHLGQE from the coding sequence GTGACGAGCCCCGTCGTAGTCGCCCTGGACGTCGGCGGCACCGGCATGAAGTGCGCCCTGGTCCGCCCGGAAGGCACGGTCGTCCACGAGGAACGGCACCCCACGCACGCCGACCGCGGTCCCGAGGCGGTCACCGAGCACATCCTGAGCATCGCCGAGTCGCTGGCCGGCAAGGCGCGCGCCGACGGGCTCACCCCGGTCGCCACCGGCATCGCGGTGCCCGGCGTGGTCGACGAGTTGAACGGCGTCGCGGTCTGGTCGGCGAATGTCGGCTTCCGTGACGTACCCCTTCGTGATCTTGCAGCCCAGCGCCTGGGTATGCCCGCCGCGCTCGGCCATGACGTCCGCGTCGGCGCCCTCGCCGAAGCCCGTCTGGGCGCCGGGCGGGGCCGCCGGCACGTGCTGTTCGTGGCGATCGGCACCGGCATCGCGGCCGGCCTGGTCGTCGACGGCACCGGCTATCCGGGCGCGCACGGCGCCGCCGGCGAGCTCGGCCACGTGGTGGTCCGCCCCGGCGGCCGGCCGTGCGGCTGCGGGCTGCTCGGCTGCCTGGAGGCGGAGGCCTCGGCCAAGTCGATCGGCCGCAGATACGCGGAACTCTCCGGTGACCCCGACGCCACCGCGTTCGACGTGGCCACCCGGGCCGCCGCCGGCGAACAGCTGGCCGGCGAGGTCTGGGAGGACGCCGCCGAAGCCCTCGCGGCCGGGCTGCTCACCGCGCAGGCCCTCTACGACGTCGGGGTGGTGGTGCTCGGCGGCGGGCTCGCCGAGGCCGGCGACGACCTGCTGCGGCCGGTACGCGCCGCCGTGACCCGCGGCATCACGTTCCACCGCGCTCCCGAGATCGTCCGGGCCGAACTCGGCGACACCGCCGGCTGCCTGGGTTCCGCCCTGCTCGCTCTCGATCACCTAGGACAAGAATGA